The Streptomyces sp. NBC_00510 genomic interval CCCCGCGGGCACCTGCCGCTGAGCGGCCGCGACACCGCACCACCCCGACGGGGGCCCGGACCGGCGCACGCCGGACCGGGCCCCCGCCGGTCTTTCCGCGAGGCGTACGATCATCATGCGGGGCGCGGACGTACAGGGGTGGCAGGCTGCATGGATGTCTCATCGGGCGGTCCTTGGGCGGGGACGGGGCTGGGCCCCCTGGGCGGCCGGGTCCTGGAGTACCTGGTGAGCCACCCCTCGGCGGACGCCGCCGCGGTGGCCGAGGCGGTCGGCACGTCCGCCGACGAGGCCGAACGGGCGCTGCGGGGTCTCGAGGACGAGCTCCTGGTCATCCGCATCCCCGGCGGGTCCCCGCGCTGGAAGGCCGGCCCGCCGCGCTCCTCACTGGGTTCCCTGCTCGCCCGCCGGCGGAGCGAACTGGCCCGTACCGAGCTGTTCATGGAGCAGCTCGACGAGCTCTACCGCTCCGTCGCGCACCCCGGCGCGCCGAACCTGGTGGAGGTCCTGGAGCACGGCGACGAGGTCGCGGCCCGTTACGCGTACCTGCTGAAGGGCAGCAGGAACGAGGTGCTGCACCTGGCCAAGCCGCCCTACGTGACCGGGACCGAGGACGACTCGGGCCACCGGGACCCGGACCGCACCGCCGTCGCCCCGGGCGTACGGCTGCGGTCGGTGTACGAGGCCGACGGCTTCACCGACGAGGTGTCCCTGGAGACCGCGCTGCGCGGCACCGCGGTGGGCGGTGAGTTCCGCCTCGGTACCCGGCTCCCCGTCAAGCTGGCGCTGTTCGACCGGACCGCCGCCCTCCTCCCGCTCCACGGCGACCGGCCCTCGGCGGGATCGCTGGTGGTGCACTCCCCGGCCCTGATCGAGGTGTGCGTCGCGCTCTTCGAGGGCATCTGGGAACGCGCGACACCGGTCTCACTGGAGAGCCGCCAGGACTGGCCCGTCGCGCGCCGTGAGCGGGAGACCGTGGAGACCGACGAACGGACCCGGGAGATCCTCCACCTCATGGCCACGGGGATGAAGGACGACGCCATCGCCAGGGTGCTGGGCGTGAGCCGCCGGACGGTGCAGAAGCACGTCAGCGAGGCGGGCACCGCCCTCGGCGCCCGGACGCGGTTCCAGATCGCGCTCCTCGCCCATGAACGCGGTTGGCTCGACGGCTGAGCCGGCCGCCCGCGGCCCTCCCCGGCCGTTTGGGCTGCGCTATACACGGTGTTTGCCGATATAAAACGTTCAATCACTGTATACGGCACATACGGGTGCAAACCTGGAGTGTATGCGCATTTCGGAGCTGTCGAATCCGTACGGCACGGCCGGCGCACGACCGGCCGCGGGCGAGATCGTGGACCGGCCCTGGCACATGCTGATCGGCGGGGAGGCGACCGACGCGGCCTCGGGCCAGACCCTGGACGTGATCAATCCCGCGGACGAGACGGTGGTGACCCGGATACCCCTCGGCGGCATCGTCGACGTGGACGACGCGGTGGAGGCGGCCCGAACGGCGGCGCCCGCGTGGGGGGCCACCTCCGTGACGGACCGGGCGCGGGTGCTGGTCGCCCTCGCGGAGGCGATCGAGGAGCACGGCGAGGAACTGGCCTGGATCGACACCATCGACAACGGCAGCCCGGTCGCGGTCATGCGGGGCGACTTCCGCGTCGCCGCCGCCCAGCTGCGCTACTTCGCCGGACTCGCCCTCCAACTGCGCGGCGAGACCGTCCCCATGGCCGACCACGACGCCCTCGACTACACGCTGCGCGACCCCTTCGGCGTCGTCGGGCGGATTATCCCGTGGAACCATCCCCTGATGTTCGCGGCCGCCCGCATCGCCGCGCCGCTCCTCGCCGGCAACACCGTCGTCCTGAAGCCCGCCGAGGCGACCTCGCTGTCCGCCCTGCGGCTGGGTGAACTGGCCGCGGGCCTCGTACCGCCCGGGGTCCTGAACATCGTGCCGGGCCTGGGCTCCGTGGCGGGCGAACGGCTGGTGACCCACCCCGACGTCCCGCGCATCGCGTTCACGGGCTCGTCCATCACGGGACGCCGCGTCCAGGCGCGCGCGGCGAGCTCCGCGGTCAAGACGGTCACCCTCGAACTGGGCGGCAAGAACCCGCTGATCGTCTTCGCCGACGCCGATGTGCACGCGGCCGTGGACGGCGCGATGGCGGGCATGAACTTCACCTGGCAGGGCCAGAGCTGCGGCTCCACATCACGCCTGCTGGTCCATCGCTCCCTGTACGAGCGCGTCGTCAAGGAAGTGGGCAGGCGGATGGATGCCATGCGCCTCGGCGACCCGGCGGACCCCACCACGGACATCGGCCCCCTGGTCTCCGAGGAGCATTACCGCAAGGTGACCTCCTACATCCGGGCGGGACTGTCCGACCCCGCCCTCCGCCTCGTCGCGGGCGGCAGCGCCCCGCACCGGCCCGGCTACTACGTACGGCCCACCCTCTTCGCGGCCCACGCCGGCCCCTCCGGGCCGCTGTTCCGGGAGGAGATCTTCGGGCCGGTGCTGGTGGCGGCGCCCTTCGACGCGTACGACCAGGCGATCGCCGAGGCCAACGCCCTGCCGTACGGCCTGACCGCCAGCGTCTGGACCACCGACCTGCACACCGCCATGGCCGCGGCCCGCGACCTGCGCACCGGCTACGTGTGGATCAACGCCAGTTCCGCGCACATCCCCGGGACCGCCTTCGGCGGGGTGAAGAACTCGGGCGTCGGCCGGGAGGAGGGCATCGAGGAGCTGGAGTCCTACACCCAGCCGAAGAACGTCTACGTGCGGTTCTGAGCGGGAAAACCGCTTCTCCGCCGGGGTCGAGCTGTGGCTCCTCCCCACCCGGTGGGATCCCGGCTACGGCCGGTTCCACGCGGTCGGGTACCACCGCGGCAACACGCGCCGCCATGTGCGCACGGTCGTCCGGTCCGAGGACCTGGAGAACTTCCGGGTGAAGGGCGTCTACAGCGACGCCCGGGCCGTCACCTGGGCGCCCGCTACAGCCCGCCGCCGCCCGAGGAGTGGGTACCGGGGCTCTGAGCCCCGCCCGACCGCACCGCTCGATCGCGCCGACGCGCCACGTCACCCCCGTCACCCGTTCGGCCGGGCGGCGTCAAAGTGCCGTCAAGCCGCTCCGGGGCCGCGTCAGGAACCCGCTAACGAAGCTCGTCGGGGGCACTGCGGGGCGCTTCGCTACGTACACCGGTTTTTCACCGGCGCCGCGGTCCCGACCGGGTACGCGGCATCGTCCCCACACGACTTCCGGGGTGTCTCCGCATGCCAGATGTGGCCTTCATCGTCCTCACCGTCGCTGTCTTCGCCGTGCTCGGCCTCGTGGCCAAGGGGGCGGAGCGGCTGTGAGCATCGAAAACGTCGTCGGACTCGTCGTCGCCGTGGCCCTGGTCGGTTACCTGGTGCTGGCACTGATCTACCCGGAGAAGTTCTAGTGAACGACACCCTCGCGGGCTGGCTCCAGATCCTCGCGCTGGTCGGCGCGCTGGCCCTGACCTACCGGCCGCTGGGCGACTACATGGCCCACACCCTCACCTCCGCCAAGCACCTTCGCGTCGAGCGCTTCGCGTACCGCCTCGGCGGGGTCGACGGCGACGCGGACCAGAAGTGGTCCGTCTACCTGCGGAGCGTGCTGGCCTTCTCGGCCGTCTCCGTCCTCTTCCTCTACGGCTTCATGCGGCTGCAGAACCACCTGCTGCTGTCCATAGGCATGCCCGCGGTGACGCCCGGCGTGTCCTTCAACACGGCCGCCTCCTTCGTCACCAACACCAACTGGCAGTCCTACTCCGGTGAGTCCACGATGGGCCACCTGGTGCAGATGTCCGGTCTCGCGGTGCAGAACTTCGTGTCGGCCGCCGTCGGCATCGCCGTCGTCGCCGCCCTGATCCGGGGCTTCACCCGCAAGAAGACCGACCGCATCGGCAACTTCTGGGTGGACCTCACCCGGATCGTCGTGCGCGTGCTGCTCCCGCTCGCCTTCGTCTTCGCGATCGTGCTGGTCGCCGGCGGCGTGGTGCAGAACTTCCACGGCGTCGAGTCGATCTCGACCCTGGTCGGCGACCACCAGAGCATGACCGGTGGCCCGGTGGCCTCCCAGGAGGTCATCAAGGAGCTGGGCACCAACGGCGGCGGCTTCTACAACGCCAACTCCGCCCACCCCTTCGAGAGCCCCAACCCCTTCACCAACTGGCTGGAGATCTACCTCCTGCTGGTGATCGCCACCTCCCTGCCGCGCACCTTCGGCCGCATGGTCGGCGACAACCGCCAGGGCTACGCGATCATCGCCGTGATGGGCGTGATCTGGGCCGCATCGGTCGCCATCATCACGGTGAACGAGCTGCACAGCGTGAGCAGCCAGGCCGGCCACTTGGCGGGCGGCATGATGGAGGGCAAGGAGCAGCGGTT includes:
- a CDS encoding aldehyde dehydrogenase family protein; the encoded protein is MRISELSNPYGTAGARPAAGEIVDRPWHMLIGGEATDAASGQTLDVINPADETVVTRIPLGGIVDVDDAVEAARTAAPAWGATSVTDRARVLVALAEAIEEHGEELAWIDTIDNGSPVAVMRGDFRVAAAQLRYFAGLALQLRGETVPMADHDALDYTLRDPFGVVGRIIPWNHPLMFAAARIAAPLLAGNTVVLKPAEATSLSALRLGELAAGLVPPGVLNIVPGLGSVAGERLVTHPDVPRIAFTGSSITGRRVQARAASSAVKTVTLELGGKNPLIVFADADVHAAVDGAMAGMNFTWQGQSCGSTSRLLVHRSLYERVVKEVGRRMDAMRLGDPADPTTDIGPLVSEEHYRKVTSYIRAGLSDPALRLVAGGSAPHRPGYYVRPTLFAAHAGPSGPLFREEIFGPVLVAAPFDAYDQAIAEANALPYGLTASVWTTDLHTAMAAARDLRTGYVWINASSAHIPGTAFGGVKNSGVGREEGIEELESYTQPKNVYVRF
- a CDS encoding helix-turn-helix transcriptional regulator; the protein is MDVSSGGPWAGTGLGPLGGRVLEYLVSHPSADAAAVAEAVGTSADEAERALRGLEDELLVIRIPGGSPRWKAGPPRSSLGSLLARRRSELARTELFMEQLDELYRSVAHPGAPNLVEVLEHGDEVAARYAYLLKGSRNEVLHLAKPPYVTGTEDDSGHRDPDRTAVAPGVRLRSVYEADGFTDEVSLETALRGTAVGGEFRLGTRLPVKLALFDRTAALLPLHGDRPSAGSLVVHSPALIEVCVALFEGIWERATPVSLESRQDWPVARRERETVETDERTREILHLMATGMKDDAIARVLGVSRRTVQKHVSEAGTALGARTRFQIALLAHERGWLDG
- the kdpF gene encoding K(+)-transporting ATPase subunit F, translating into MSIENVVGLVVAVALVGYLVLALIYPEKF
- the kdpA gene encoding potassium-transporting ATPase subunit KdpA, which encodes MNDTLAGWLQILALVGALALTYRPLGDYMAHTLTSAKHLRVERFAYRLGGVDGDADQKWSVYLRSVLAFSAVSVLFLYGFMRLQNHLLLSIGMPAVTPGVSFNTAASFVTNTNWQSYSGESTMGHLVQMSGLAVQNFVSAAVGIAVVAALIRGFTRKKTDRIGNFWVDLTRIVVRVLLPLAFVFAIVLVAGGVVQNFHGVESISTLVGDHQSMTGGPVASQEVIKELGTNGGGFYNANSAHPFESPNPFTNWLEIYLLLVIATSLPRTFGRMVGDNRQGYAIIAVMGVIWAASVAIITVNELHSVSSQAGHLAGGMMEGKEQRFGVWGSALFAASTTLTSTGAVNSFHDSYSPIGGGMTIFNMMLGEIAPGGTGSGLYGILILAIIAVFVAGLMVGRTPEYLGKKLGGREMKFASLYILTTPAIVLIGAGLAMAMPGQRAGMLNSGAHGFSEVLYAFTSAANNNGSAFAGLTVNTDWYNTALGLAMLFGRFLPIVFVLALAGSLARQQPVPATAGTLPTHRPQFVGLLTAVILIVVGLTYFPALALGPLAEGLS